From the Nostoc sp. PCC 7107 genome, the window CGAAGTGTTGGGACGATAAGTTTTAGGTAATTTGCAGGATGTTCGGCATAACCAATTTTGGATTTTAGATTGCTAATTTATCAATCCAAAATCCAAAATTCAAAATCTAAAATTTCCCAGGCTGTTCGGCGTAGTGTTTTCCCTCAACGCGCTTGGCGCGAATTAATGACAAGGCTAAATCTCAAATACAATCCTTCTTCCTGCAAATTTACCTAATTTCTATATTCCCCTAGTTCTCGCATCTTTTCCCCAATTTCAGATATAAACTAACGGGGGAGGCTTAGAAGAACTAGGGGAATTTTGTGCGCCTGTTGACAACAGTCGCAGCTTTACGCTGCTATTTAAATAAACTTCGCTCGGAAAGCCAACTGACATTTCCAGAAGATCTGGTCGCAGATGAAATTAGCAGTTGGGATCGAACAGCCGTCGGCTTGGTACCGACAATGGGAGGCTTGCATCAAGGTCATTTAAACTTAATCAAACGTGCCAGGCAAGAAAACTCAACGGTGATTGTCAGTATTTTTGTCAATCCCTTGCAATTTGGCCCTAACGAAGATTATGCACGCTATCCGCGCACATTAGAGCAAGATCAGAAATTATGTGAAAATGCGGGAGTTGACGCGATTTTTGCTCCTACTCCGGAAGTGATGGGAGTACCCGCGAAAAATATACAAGAATCTTTGATTACTCAAGTCATACCACCATCTGCTATGATACTAGGTTTGTGTGGGCGTTCTCGGCTAGGTCACTTCCAGGGTGTAGCAACGATTGTGACGAAGCTTTTGAACTTAGTACAGCCTGACCGTGCCTACTTTGGTCAAAAAGATGGTCAGCAACTGGCGATTATTCAACGACTAGTGACTGATTTAAATTTGCCCGTAGAAATTGTAGCTTGTCCGACAGTCAGAGAAGCGTCAGGTTTAGCTTTTAGTTCTCGCAATCAATATTTGAGTGCGACCGAAAAAGAGCAAGCAGCGGTGTTATATCGAGGATTAAAAAAAGCCGAAGCTGCTTTTAAATCTGGTGTGCATAACAGCAATCAGTTAATAGCAGTGGTAAAACAAGAAGTGGCTGGGGTGAGTACTGTTTTAGTGGAATATATTGAATTGGTTGAACCGACTACGTTAATGTCATTAGAAACAATTGAGGAGGAAGGAATGCTGGCGATCGCAGCTCGTCTTGGTTCTACACGTTTGATTGATAATATCATCTTGCGCGATCGCCAACCCATCATCGCTATTGATGGGCCTGCTGGAGCCGGAAAATCTACGGTAGCACGCCAAGTAGCGGCAGAACTAGGGCTAGTTTATTTAGATACAGGTGCTATGTACCGAGCGATGACTTGGCTAGTAGTCCAAAAAGGCGTTGCTCTAGATGATGAATGTGCGATCGCTGAACTAGCGCATACCTGTAAAATTGAACTCACTCCTAGCCCAGATTTAAAATCTCCAGTGCGGGTTTGGATTGATGATGTTGATATTACCCAAGAAATTCGCACAGTTGAGGTAACATCTAAAGTATCAGCGATCTCCGCCCAAAGTGCTGTGCGTCAAGCCTTAGTTAAACAACAACAAAATTGGGGTAAAAAAGGTGGTTTAGTCGCCGAAGGACGGGACATTGGTAGTCACGTCTTCCCCGATGCTGAAGTAAAAATCTTTTTAACCGCCTCAGTTACTGAACGCGCTCGTCGTCGTCAGCAAGACTTTCAAAAACAAGGTCAACCTGAAGTTAGTTTAGAACAACTAGAACGGGACATCGCCGAACGCGACTGGAAAGATAGCACTCGTAAAGTTTCCCCCTTACAAAAAGCTGCGGATGCAGTGGAACTTCAAACTGATGGTATGAATATATCTGAAGTTGCGGCACAAATCATTAATTATTTCCATCAACGCTTATCTCAATTTTAATCAGAGAGATACGCTTTTAGTCTTTCTTTCTCTGAGTGGTGAGTAACTGAGTACCTACCCACCACTTGTAAATCAGATTTTTAATCAATTAAATTAGATTAGTAGATAACAT encodes:
- a CDS encoding bifunctional pantoate--beta-alanine ligase/(d)CMP kinase, which translates into the protein MRLLTTVAALRCYLNKLRSESQLTFPEDLVADEISSWDRTAVGLVPTMGGLHQGHLNLIKRARQENSTVIVSIFVNPLQFGPNEDYARYPRTLEQDQKLCENAGVDAIFAPTPEVMGVPAKNIQESLITQVIPPSAMILGLCGRSRLGHFQGVATIVTKLLNLVQPDRAYFGQKDGQQLAIIQRLVTDLNLPVEIVACPTVREASGLAFSSRNQYLSATEKEQAAVLYRGLKKAEAAFKSGVHNSNQLIAVVKQEVAGVSTVLVEYIELVEPTTLMSLETIEEEGMLAIAARLGSTRLIDNIILRDRQPIIAIDGPAGAGKSTVARQVAAELGLVYLDTGAMYRAMTWLVVQKGVALDDECAIAELAHTCKIELTPSPDLKSPVRVWIDDVDITQEIRTVEVTSKVSAISAQSAVRQALVKQQQNWGKKGGLVAEGRDIGSHVFPDAEVKIFLTASVTERARRRQQDFQKQGQPEVSLEQLERDIAERDWKDSTRKVSPLQKAADAVELQTDGMNISEVAAQIINYFHQRLSQF